The Seriola aureovittata isolate HTS-2021-v1 ecotype China chromosome 12, ASM2101889v1, whole genome shotgun sequence genome window below encodes:
- the LOC130178526 gene encoding zinc finger protein 34-like → MSFPSSFGSQVAAIMDVLAKAAVAEITKLMEDGTVVLRLEMCRKDSEIQELKRSLNLMEVELCKAQEAAMTQATEDKQEQTTAGSQVPPKDEKEDQQTCVVYLEPKTTDSLCDGTEESHDMRPAVKHEPADELAVQETTDNTATAATNLNFEAGEQDDPIWPPAACSMFEESSVAAQQRIQIFPSHAEQLSAHRNAESSFNSSSAAPEETAEDSLSVPIKVEVEIPPMCMGGTASEPVHNEPFRHVSRPAVSQDPRLQLSASQRAGPSRALPHVPKSTEDTEDYIYSRNNLRAKRVMNLWRTNQKLFICSLCNKGFPRLSQLEEHKATHQPFKPFRCLECGKSFTQKTRLKTHQSVHTGERPFSCKICGKMFSRQDNCLRHERFHSGLKPYSCGQCGKSFTVLGNLKIHQEIHLQGR, encoded by the exons ATGTCTTTCCCTTCTTCATTTGGTTCGCAGGTCGCAGCCATCATGGATGTGTTAGCGAAAGCTGCGGTCGCCGAAATAACGAAGCTGATGGAGGACGGGACCGTGGTTCTGCGCCTGGAGATGTGTCGGAAAGACAGTGAGATCCAGGAGCTCAAAAGAAGTTTGAACCTAATGGAGGTTGAACTCTGCAAAGCTCAAGAAGCAGCCATGACACAAGCTACAGAGGACAAGCAGGAGCAAACAACAGCCGGGAGTCAGGTCCCTCCAAAAG ATGAAAAAGAAGATCAGCAAACATGTGTGGTGTATCTGGAACCAAAGACTACTGATTCACTCTGTGATGGGACAGAGGAGAGCCATGACATGAGGCCAGCAGTGAAACATGAGCCAGCAGATGAACTTGCAGTCCAGGAAACAACAGACAACACTGCAACAGCAGCCACTAATCTTAACTTTGAGGCGGGAGAGCAAGATGACCCAATATGGCCTCCTGCTGCTTGTAGCATGTTTGAGGAAAGCTCTGTTGCAGCTCAGCAGCGCATACAGATTTTCCCTTCTCACGCTGAGCAATTGTCTGCTCACAGAAACGCAGAAAGCTCCTTTAACTCTTCATCAGCTGCACCAGAGGAAACCGCAGAAGATTCCTTAAGTGTGCCGATAAAAGTAGAGGTAGAGATTCCTCCTATGTGCATGGGAGGTACCGCTTCAGAGCCTGTTCATAATGAACCATTTCGACATGTTTCACGCCCTGCAGTCAGTCAGGACCCTCGCTTGCAACTGTCTGCTTCGCAGCGGGCCGGGCCGTCACGAGCCCTGCCTCATGTCCCGAAGTCTACAGAAGACACAGAGGATTACATCTACAGTAGAAACAACCTGCGGGCAAAAAGAGTAATGAATCTGTGGAGGACAAATCAGAAACTCTTCATCTGCTCTTTGTGCAACAAGGGTTTTCCCCGCTTGTCTCAGCTGGAGGAGCACAAGGCCACCCACCAACCCTTCAAACCTTTTAGGTGCCTTGAATGCGGCAAGTCTTTCACCCAGAAGACCCGGCTGAAGACGCACCAAAGTGTGCACACGGGAGAGAGGCCGTTCAGTTGTAAAATCTGCGGCAAAATGTTTTCGAGGCAGGACAACTGCCTGAGACACGAACGGTTCCACAGCGGCCTGAAGCCGTACAGCTGTGGGCAGTGTGGTAAAAGCTTCACAGTGCTAGGTAACCTCAAAATACACCAAGAGATTCACCTACAAGGAAGATAG